A stretch of Desulfitobacterium dichloroeliminans LMG P-21439 DNA encodes these proteins:
- a CDS encoding ADP-ribosylglycohydrolase family protein, whose amino-acid sequence MSTAIPTHIEKCKGAMLATAIGDALGWPNELRSKNKIKNSKVNDYFVEWTRRNNKPCYHDEKILPGEYSDDTQMTLSVARSIITGNWEKFFAEKELPFWLNYERGGGGALLKAAKSCKEGSVLWQSSYSKDYFNAGGNGAVMRILPHVIALAQTSDIKGVLLDVIKDAIITHGHPRAILGTTCYAYALDYLLRKDAVLEYGELVTAVIEGKEIWGACLSYDTFGNWLNIASQHRDYEYATEWENTRFRMVKQLEFIKDSLKKGLMMDDTKVLTQLECFSTANGAGDVAILAAIYLASRYATNPTLGIKVPAFSFGTDTDTIASITGGLLGMLCGINWIPIEWKVVQDYDCLIRLTDLLLANNSKHTEIADVTEAKTHESDWVNTAIGRMRKIGTATVPNGKYAIVTITKWKSALGQTLYTKDMQKLDNQPKRTDSRLPLPQQPSLYDMDAQPRSESKPPVQVQITLPVQEITSHNVVPQKKQRQLVLDENGVNALLDNSKFKKNITIGKVLKIVQTLIEGNDASEAIAKQFEVEQVMVDLIKTYVKSSF is encoded by the coding sequence ATGTCTACAGCGATACCAACCCATATAGAAAAATGCAAAGGAGCAATGCTGGCCACCGCCATTGGTGATGCTTTAGGTTGGCCTAATGAGCTACGCTCAAAAAACAAAATAAAGAACTCCAAAGTCAACGACTATTTTGTTGAGTGGACTCGTCGCAATAACAAGCCATGCTATCATGACGAGAAGATTCTCCCAGGTGAATATAGCGACGACACCCAGATGACCTTATCCGTTGCAAGAAGCATTATCACGGGCAACTGGGAGAAATTTTTCGCTGAAAAAGAACTCCCTTTCTGGCTTAATTACGAGCGCGGTGGCGGCGGGGCCTTATTAAAGGCGGCAAAATCCTGCAAAGAAGGTTCGGTGCTGTGGCAGTCCAGCTATTCAAAGGACTACTTTAACGCGGGTGGCAACGGTGCTGTCATGCGTATTTTACCTCACGTCATAGCATTGGCACAAACGTCTGATATCAAGGGTGTATTACTTGATGTTATAAAAGACGCCATTATCACCCATGGTCATCCGAGGGCAATTTTGGGCACCACCTGCTACGCATATGCGCTGGACTATCTTCTGAGGAAAGATGCTGTATTAGAATACGGCGAACTTGTGACCGCAGTGATAGAAGGCAAGGAAATCTGGGGGGCATGCCTTAGTTACGATACCTTTGGAAACTGGCTTAATATTGCAAGCCAGCATCGCGACTATGAGTACGCAACGGAATGGGAGAATACTCGCTTCCGTATGGTGAAGCAACTCGAGTTCATCAAGGATTCACTCAAGAAGGGCTTAATGATGGACGATACAAAGGTATTGACTCAGTTAGAATGCTTCTCAACTGCAAACGGCGCTGGTGATGTAGCTATCTTGGCCGCAATTTATCTGGCTTCAAGGTATGCAACCAATCCTACGCTCGGTATAAAGGTTCCCGCCTTTTCATTCGGAACAGATACGGATACCATCGCCTCCATTACTGGCGGTTTATTGGGTATGCTTTGCGGCATTAATTGGATTCCGATCGAGTGGAAAGTGGTCCAGGACTACGATTGCCTTATCCGGCTTACCGACCTCTTACTCGCTAATAACAGTAAACATACTGAAATAGCCGATGTGACAGAGGCAAAGACTCATGAATCCGATTGGGTAAATACCGCAATTGGTCGTATGCGTAAAATCGGCACGGCAACTGTTCCGAACGGTAAATACGCTATTGTAACCATTACAAAATGGAAATCCGCGCTGGGACAGACCTTATACACGAAAGATATGCAAAAGCTCGATAATCAGCCTAAACGCACAGATAGTCGGTTGCCGTTGCCTCAGCAGCCTTCATTGTATGATATGGATGCACAGCCTCGCTCTGAATCTAAGCCGCCGGTTCAGGTTCAGATAACTCTGCCTGTGCAAGAGATTACCTCCCATAATGTTGTTCCGCAAAAAAAGCAGCGACAGCTTGTCTTAGACGAAAATGGCGTAAATGCATTGCTCGATAATTCCAAGTTCAAGAAGAACATTACTATTGGTAAGGTACTGAAAATAGTTCAAACCTTGATTGAGGGTAACGATGCGAGTGAGGCTATTGCGAAACAATTTGAGGTCGAACAGGTGATGGTTGATCTCATTAAAACCTACGTGAAAAGTTCTTTCTGA
- a CDS encoding DNA adenine methylase, which yields MNSIISWVGGKKALRDLIYQRMPKEFGRYIEVFGGGGWVLFGRTPDVAMEVYNDFNSDLANLFRCVRDRPFALLKELNFLPLNGRDEFIVLKRYLEKEEFTNEYLREELEIAELYLPEPQFEEIKLILLENAQMNDVKRAAAFYRQIRLSYGSGCTSYGCQPFDIRKTFHLLWQGSRRLKDTVIENKDFEELIRQYDRENAFIYCDPPYYQTEGHYAVEFKKEDHARLRDTLVACQGKWLVSYNDCEFIRELYKDFNIEAVSRINNLAQRYDNGCEYAEVLISNYDTGERLRDMPTQLGLFDLACFNGME from the coding sequence ATGAACAGCATCATCAGCTGGGTGGGCGGCAAAAAAGCACTGCGGGATTTGATCTACCAGCGGATGCCAAAAGAATTCGGACGGTACATAGAAGTCTTCGGCGGCGGGGGCTGGGTGCTGTTCGGACGGACGCCCGACGTCGCCATGGAGGTCTACAACGACTTTAATTCTGACCTTGCGAATCTTTTCCGTTGCGTCCGCGACCGACCCTTCGCTCTACTCAAGGAGCTGAATTTCCTTCCGCTGAACGGGCGGGATGAATTCATTGTCTTGAAAAGGTATCTGGAGAAGGAGGAATTTACAAACGAGTACCTGCGGGAGGAACTGGAGATTGCTGAGCTATATCTTCCGGAACCGCAGTTTGAAGAAATCAAGCTAATCCTTTTGGAAAACGCGCAGATGAACGATGTGAAGCGCGCTGCCGCTTTTTACAGGCAGATCCGCTTAAGCTACGGAAGCGGCTGTACCAGCTATGGCTGTCAGCCCTTCGACATCCGGAAAACTTTTCATCTTCTCTGGCAGGGCAGCCGCAGACTGAAGGATACGGTCATTGAGAACAAGGACTTTGAAGAACTGATCAGGCAGTATGACCGTGAAAATGCCTTCATCTACTGCGACCCTCCCTACTATCAGACGGAAGGTCACTACGCGGTGGAATTTAAAAAGGAAGATCATGCGAGGCTCAGGGATACCCTGGTGGCCTGCCAGGGAAAATGGCTGGTCAGCTACAACGACTGCGAATTCATCCGTGAGCTGTACAAGGACTTTAATATTGAAGCGGTCAGCCGCATCAACAACCTTGCTCAGCGCTATGACAACGGCTGCGAATATGCTGAAGTTCTTATCTCCAATTACGATACCGGTGAACGACTGAGGGACATGCCGACCCAGTTGGGACTATTCGACCTCGCCTGTTTTAACGGCATGGAATAA
- a CDS encoding S-layer homology domain-containing protein, giving the protein MKQKGKRIGILALVLILLVCGGIYTAYRLHPEAFIRQDEIITRGEFAAIMVRDIPLDTANAAKDPPSFPDIDGHWSEKNIEALIDAGIIDPADYPDGFHPDDPITRAEIIKMLVRISGKDEEAKNTQGHSGYEDQDAINDEDKGYLIVGREDGIIGETDDNKIHPNDPVTKGEADDLIDKVTPETPTPPPVTPTPTPPSQTPTPEQPTPTPTNPDDNQPTPTPTPNNPGNDSGGGSGGGSYYYPDAEVRFELPATAHTDTEIKVMPVWKYMSSFSWSLTKTAVDGSQQPVELKDAVSGTLGLEGGSISFNQDGQYTLTGKAKNVIGKETVLSKQITVYPVIDLSFDLPETTHTDKSVTLTFQLEKLFGHDIVWTAAKDGETVQLADILNGELGSEGGTFVFKAKGEYTLTAAITDDTGRVFIHTEKTKVYPVAGIAFELPVASHTDTTLEVSTTLTEADGLTVTWNLTKNGETAVLADELEGSLTNDGGKICFKDKGVYMLTGSITDETGRIFETSKTITIYPVGSIGFYLPEITHTDKAVRVESRFENLGEAAIQWSLTKDGEAVTLTDAVLGELTNEGGFIFFKEKGEYVLKAAFTDPAGRTYSYTAPVKVYPVPSISYKLTETAYTDTIVSVIPETLELGSLKVEWLLENGFGFQDFATYVDGTLDNNGGSIRFKHAGTYELIARITDETGRVFLFENGGKIEVLPVLNISFEFPESTHTDRTVDLRTRGNNNVLPVEWLLIKDGEPVEISDALEGTLNAYGGKIQFKDIGSYTLTASMTDALGRVFSYSASTTVYPIPSISLSVQQTWHAGDAGTVSVSGTDLENLTVGWTIIQGDGGAQPYYIYSSGTLTKTGGSLTFPAKGQYELILTMTDPTGRTFTRSRSITVYPIPSILLSISQTWHAGESGTVSVSGTDLENLTADWSVIQGNSDVKPYSAYASGTLTNEGGSLTFPAKGQYELILTMTDPTGRAFTRSQSFTVHPIPSVSLSVQQPWYAGEPGTVSVSGTDLENLTADWTVIQGSSSAKPYTAYASGTLTKAGGSLTFPWKGQYELILTLTDPTGRTFAGSQSFTVYPIPTMSLGVPSLTYSGESMAVTASGTELSGASVDWLLSVDNGGAKPYTEYATGSLGISGGTLRLYTDKTITVKLQAVVTDTNGRRFTFTSNAGMVKPIASFPFTVPSSAHIGSGFYVSLPGTSGLEGRTLNWSLTKGGNAAGYTGSLSNSGGTIAIQSTGSYVLTASTTDSTGRNFSYSQNITITNNAPNKPTGSASVTRTAKDGKLLVNLSAYASDPDGDAVSLEYSGNTADSYYAVGTQTVWVRAKDAWGLYSDWTGITFIVTNSAPTTPVITRTPDGNSIAPGVAITISASSTDPDGDAITYIWEGRPAQTSTAYPLGKNVVRVKAVDSTGAESPWAAIVFFIADPNHGGGMTLTGPESVILEQGIAGATITNYTFTVPPVDGHSGQDYGRVRGYNILTGQWDQLDYGTTTNGITFSRSLSPGLYSQLEFYYYTNHDCMYNKSNITYSVTFYFQ; this is encoded by the coding sequence ATGAAACAAAAAGGAAAACGCATCGGCATTCTCGCCCTTGTTCTCATCCTTCTGGTGTGCGGCGGAATCTATACGGCATACCGCCTTCATCCGGAAGCCTTCATCCGGCAGGATGAAATCATCACACGCGGTGAGTTTGCCGCCATTATGGTGCGGGATATACCGCTGGATACCGCAAACGCGGCGAAAGACCCACCCAGCTTTCCTGACATCGACGGCCACTGGTCGGAGAAAAACATTGAGGCACTCATCGACGCCGGCATCATTGACCCTGCTGATTATCCGGACGGCTTCCATCCTGATGACCCTATAACCCGCGCTGAGATCATCAAGATGCTCGTGCGGATCAGCGGAAAGGATGAGGAAGCGAAAAACACGCAGGGACACAGCGGCTATGAGGATCAGGATGCCATTAACGATGAGGACAAAGGATACCTCATTGTCGGCCGTGAGGACGGTATCATAGGAGAAACGGACGATAACAAAATCCATCCTAATGATCCGGTGACCAAGGGAGAAGCCGATGACCTGATCGACAAGGTTACACCGGAAACCCCTACACCGCCGCCGGTCACGCCAACTCCAACGCCTCCTTCACAAACTCCGACCCCGGAGCAGCCGACACCCACGCCAACGAATCCGGATGACAATCAGCCGACTCCAACACCCACGCCGAATAATCCCGGCAATGACTCCGGAGGCGGTTCAGGAGGCGGCTCATATTATTACCCTGATGCCGAGGTACGGTTTGAACTTCCCGCTACTGCCCATACCGATACGGAAATCAAAGTAATGCCCGTGTGGAAATACATGAGCAGCTTCTCGTGGTCGCTGACCAAAACAGCCGTGGACGGCTCCCAACAGCCTGTAGAACTGAAAGATGCCGTTAGCGGTACTCTCGGTTTAGAGGGCGGCTCCATCAGTTTTAATCAGGATGGGCAATACACATTGACCGGCAAGGCAAAGAATGTAATTGGAAAAGAAACTGTGCTGTCCAAACAGATCACAGTCTATCCGGTCATCGATCTGAGCTTTGACCTTCCGGAAACGACTCACACGGACAAATCGGTTACTCTCACCTTCCAGCTCGAAAAACTCTTTGGCCACGACATTGTATGGACAGCAGCAAAAGACGGAGAAACCGTTCAGCTGGCCGACATTCTCAATGGCGAGCTTGGGAGCGAAGGCGGTACTTTTGTGTTCAAAGCAAAAGGTGAATATACACTGACCGCTGCCATCACGGATGACACCGGACGAGTCTTTATCCATACAGAAAAAACAAAAGTTTATCCGGTGGCTGGAATTGCTTTTGAGCTTCCGGTAGCCTCCCATACGGATACAACTCTTGAGGTTTCAACAACACTTACAGAAGCGGACGGACTTACTGTAACTTGGAACCTTACCAAGAACGGTGAAACTGCTGTGCTTGCCGATGAACTGGAAGGTTCCCTGACCAATGACGGCGGAAAAATTTGCTTCAAGGACAAGGGTGTGTATATGCTCACCGGATCGATCACCGATGAAACTGGCAGAATCTTTGAAACCTCTAAAACCATCACCATCTACCCGGTAGGTTCCATTGGTTTCTATTTGCCGGAAATCACCCATACAGACAAGGCTGTCCGCGTGGAGAGCCGCTTCGAAAACCTTGGAGAAGCCGCAATCCAATGGTCGCTGACCAAGGATGGAGAGGCTGTCACCTTAACCGATGCGGTCTTGGGGGAATTGACTAACGAGGGAGGCTTCATCTTCTTTAAAGAAAAAGGCGAATATGTTCTGAAAGCAGCTTTTACAGATCCTGCTGGCAGGACATATAGCTACACAGCACCGGTTAAGGTCTATCCTGTTCCCAGCATTTCATACAAGCTGACTGAAACCGCCTACACCGATACCATTGTCAGTGTAATTCCAGAAACCTTGGAATTAGGCAGCCTAAAAGTGGAATGGCTGTTAGAGAACGGCTTCGGATTCCAGGATTTTGCGACTTATGTTGATGGAACTCTGGACAACAACGGCGGTTCCATCCGATTCAAGCACGCCGGTACCTATGAGCTGATCGCCCGAATCACAGATGAAACCGGGCGGGTATTCCTGTTTGAAAACGGAGGAAAAATCGAAGTTCTGCCGGTTCTGAACATATCCTTCGAGTTTCCTGAATCGACCCACACCGACCGCACTGTTGATCTCCGGACCCGCGGCAACAACAATGTGCTGCCGGTGGAATGGTTGCTTATCAAAGACGGAGAACCTGTGGAAATCTCTGATGCTTTGGAGGGAACGCTGAACGCCTACGGCGGAAAAATACAGTTTAAAGATATCGGAAGCTATACCCTGACGGCCTCTATGACGGACGCGCTTGGCAGGGTGTTCTCCTATAGTGCATCCACTACGGTCTATCCGATCCCGTCAATTTCACTCAGCGTTCAGCAGACCTGGCACGCCGGAGATGCTGGAACTGTCAGTGTCAGCGGCACGGACTTGGAGAATCTCACTGTGGGCTGGACAATCATCCAGGGTGACGGTGGCGCACAGCCGTATTACATCTACTCCTCCGGAACTCTGACTAAAACAGGGGGCAGCCTGACCTTCCCGGCAAAGGGTCAGTACGAGCTGATCCTCACTATGACGGACCCCACCGGCCGAACGTTTACCAGAAGCCGGAGCATTACGGTCTATCCCATTCCTTCAATTTTACTCAGCATATCGCAGACCTGGCACGCCGGCGAGTCTGGAACGGTCAGCGTCAGCGGCACGGATCTGGAAAACCTCACTGCGGACTGGTCTGTCATCCAGGGGAATAGCGACGTGAAGCCTTATTCAGCCTATGCCTCCGGAACCCTGACCAATGAGGGTGGCAGCCTGACCTTCCCGGCGAAGGGACAGTACGAGCTGATCCTCACTATGACGGACCCCACCGGCCGTGCCTTTACCAGAAGCCAGAGTTTCACGGTGCACCCCATCCCGTCTGTTTCACTCAGCGTCCAGCAGCCTTGGTACGCTGGTGAACCTGGAACAGTCAGCGTCAGCGGCACGGATTTGGAGAATCTTACTGCAGACTGGACGGTCATTCAGGGAAGCAGCAGCGCGAAGCCTTATACTGCCTATGCCTCCGGGACCCTGACCAAAGCAGGGGGCAGCCTGACCTTCCCCTGGAAAGGACAGTATGAACTGATCCTCACCCTGACAGACCCCACCGGCCGAACTTTTGCCGGAAGTCAGAGCTTCACGGTGTACCCCATTCCAACCATGAGCCTTGGCGTACCATCGCTGACCTACAGCGGCGAGTCTATGGCAGTCACTGCCTCCGGTACTGAGCTGAGCGGAGCATCCGTTGACTGGCTCCTTTCGGTGGATAACGGCGGAGCAAAGCCCTACACGGAATATGCCACTGGCTCCCTTGGTATCAGCGGCGGCACTCTGCGGCTCTATACGGATAAAACCATTACCGTGAAGCTGCAGGCAGTGGTCACCGATACCAATGGGCGCAGATTCACTTTCACCTCCAATGCAGGAATGGTCAAGCCTATTGCCAGCTTCCCGTTTACGGTTCCGTCCTCCGCTCATATCGGCTCCGGCTTTTACGTTTCCCTGCCGGGAACATCCGGACTGGAGGGCAGGACTCTTAATTGGTCGCTGACCAAGGGTGGAAACGCGGCCGGTTACACCGGAAGCCTCTCAAACAGCGGCGGAACCATTGCTATCCAAAGTACCGGAAGCTATGTCCTGACTGCAAGCACCACCGACAGCACCGGCAGAAACTTCAGCTATTCGCAGAACATCACCATCACCAACAACGCACCGAATAAGCCGACCGGAAGCGCGTCGGTAACCCGAACCGCAAAGGATGGCAAGCTGCTGGTTAACCTCTCAGCCTATGCCAGCGATCCGGACGGCGATGCTGTGAGCCTGGAATACTCCGGCAACACAGCAGACAGCTACTATGCCGTAGGTACCCAAACCGTGTGGGTTCGAGCAAAGGACGCGTGGGGGCTGTATTCGGACTGGACGGGCATCACCTTTATAGTAACGAACTCTGCTCCCACGACGCCGGTGATCACCCGTACTCCTGACGGCAACAGCATTGCACCCGGCGTAGCAATCACCATTTCCGCCTCCAGCACAGACCCCGATGGCGATGCCATCACCTATATATGGGAAGGACGCCCGGCACAGACCAGCACTGCCTATCCCCTCGGTAAGAATGTGGTGCGCGTGAAGGCTGTGGATTCCACCGGAGCCGAGTCGCCCTGGGCGGCTATCGTGTTCTTTATCGCCGACCCCAATCACGGCGGCGGCATGACACTGACCGGTCCGGAGTCCGTCATTCTGGAACAGGGTATCGCGGGAGCGACCATTACCAATTACACCTTCACGGTGCCGCCTGTCGATGGACACAGTGGTCAGGACTATGGACGTGTCCGCGGCTACAACATATTGACCGGACAATGGGATCAGCTAGACTACGGCACAACCACTAACGGCATTACCTTCAGCCGTTCATTATCACCGGGACTCTATAGCCAGCTTGAGTTCTACTATTATACCAATCACGATTGCATGTACAACAAAAGCAATATCACTTATTCTGTCACCTTCTATTTTCAGTAA
- a CDS encoding YodL domain-containing protein, with the protein MNGIQIKNNRILYYGNTAGYIEKDRAIVDPMFQNEELRSYLTEKKGLELEWRNGTFARMAEGKIDPEGNLQVLKKCRVHQLKPDVDVMMKFIGYDELLEHFGEPDPDNYRVVYDGEVETNNLEELFAKFNLDHPLGYEGHSLSMSDVVELYDDSGSSFHYVDRFGFKEIPFQPQEQELYQGPTMSL; encoded by the coding sequence ATGAACGGTATTCAGATTAAGAACAACCGCATCCTTTACTACGGCAATACAGCCGGCTATATCGAAAAGGACAGGGCTATTGTAGACCCGATGTTTCAGAACGAGGAACTCCGGTCCTATCTCACAGAGAAAAAAGGACTGGAGCTGGAGTGGAGAAACGGCACCTTCGCGCGGATGGCAGAGGGAAAGATCGATCCGGAAGGCAACCTGCAGGTTCTGAAAAAATGCAGGGTCCATCAGCTCAAGCCCGATGTGGATGTAATGATGAAATTCATCGGGTATGACGAACTGCTGGAGCACTTCGGAGAACCTGACCCTGACAACTACCGGGTGGTCTATGACGGCGAGGTGGAAACCAATAATCTGGAGGAACTCTTCGCCAAATTCAACCTTGACCATCCGCTCGGCTATGAGGGACACAGCCTTTCCATGTCGGACGTGGTGGAGCTGTATGATGATTCCGGCAGCTCCTTCCACTATGTTGACCGATTCGGATTTAAGGAAATCCCCTTTCAGCCACAGGAGCAGGAGCTGTACCAGGGACCGACGATGAGCCTGTAA
- a CDS encoding SpoVG family protein, translating to MSKAQATAKTPQESAQAATEQPLPMKVDVKIGSIRPEGNVKAYASINLNDCFAIRNVKVVDSSKGLFIAMPSYKAGNGEYKDICFPVTKEFREQLNNAVIDAYHQAFTQSQNQNQQKTADKPSLEQAPEQSAGMQMVGL from the coding sequence ATGAGTAAAGCACAAGCTACCGCCAAAACTCCGCAGGAATCTGCGCAAGCCGCTACGGAGCAGCCTCTACCTATGAAGGTGGATGTGAAGATCGGCTCCATCCGTCCGGAAGGCAATGTCAAGGCTTACGCGTCCATCAACCTGAATGACTGCTTCGCCATCCGCAACGTGAAGGTGGTAGACAGCTCCAAGGGGCTGTTTATTGCCATGCCCAGCTACAAGGCGGGAAACGGAGAGTACAAGGACATCTGCTTTCCGGTCACCAAGGAATTCCGGGAACAGCTGAACAATGCGGTCATCGACGCCTACCATCAGGCCTTCACCCAGAGTCAGAACCAAAACCAGCAAAAGACGGCGGATAAACCGTCTTTGGAACAGGCACCGGAGCAGAGCGCCGGTATGCAGATGGTGGGACTATAA
- a CDS encoding DUF6133 family protein translates to MKKFLYTMKRKFSFTLKKVKAQLTLKYLMTESLLYSQRGEGFVDTAIKILMAVVIGALVLAGLYALFGETVLPTLKQRIIDMFNFGN, encoded by the coding sequence ATGAAAAAATTCCTGTACACAATGAAGAGAAAGTTTTCCTTCACCTTAAAAAAAGTTAAGGCTCAGCTGACATTAAAGTACCTGATGACAGAATCATTACTCTACTCCCAGCGTGGGGAAGGCTTTGTGGATACCGCCATTAAAATTTTAATGGCAGTGGTCATCGGTGCCCTCGTCCTTGCCGGCCTGTACGCCCTGTTTGGTGAAACCGTCCTGCCGACCCTGAAACAGCGTATTATTGACATGTTCAACTTTGGAAACTGA
- a CDS encoding prepilin peptidase, producing the protein MPLLLQGGFFIALLSAASLWDLKKRIIPDTICVFIVLTGLFIFEPLKLFGVLAALPFLLAALIWDGMGGGDIKLMAAAGLVLGLQKSMAAIIIGLTAMLVFHAIYTLIQRLRGRNAPKAYPLAPFLSLGCFAAYFLI; encoded by the coding sequence ATGCCGCTTCTCTTGCAGGGCGGTTTTTTTATTGCCCTTTTGTCTGCTGCTTCCCTATGGGATCTTAAAAAAAGGATCATCCCTGACACCATTTGTGTGTTCATTGTCCTGACAGGATTGTTCATATTTGAACCTTTGAAACTGTTCGGGGTGCTTGCCGCCTTACCGTTTCTGCTTGCTGCCCTGATCTGGGATGGTATGGGCGGCGGGGATATCAAGCTTATGGCGGCTGCGGGGCTGGTGCTGGGTCTGCAAAAAAGCATGGCCGCCATAATCATTGGTTTAACAGCCATGCTGGTATTCCATGCAATCTATACCCTGATCCAAAGGCTGCGCGGGAGGAATGCTCCAAAGGCATACCCTCTCGCGCCTTTTCTTTCTCTTGGCTGCTTTGCAGCATATTTCTTAATTTAA
- the cpaB gene encoding Flp pilus assembly protein CpaB: MSFLKNRTVLGVICIVLSLLICFALTPLFNQTVSQKTSIVRVVKDIKCGDQITKDMVQTVEVGGYNLPENIMKQADSVIGKYTIADLSPGDYIISTKLTDVPAADNAYLYSLNGNKEAISVSIKSFAQGLSGKLISGDIVSVIAPDYKKQGSTVIPPELTYVEVIGVTASTGYDTDSEQSSGDEDTGKNEDEKQLPATVTLLASPEQAKILAELDADGKLHLSLVYRGAKENAAKFIELQDKVIQALYPVPAAQTTNGQAQSPPHNTVTETENTVPEAGGE; the protein is encoded by the coding sequence ATGAGTTTTCTTAAAAACCGCACAGTGCTAGGCGTTATCTGCATTGTGCTGTCTTTGCTTATTTGTTTTGCCCTGACTCCGCTGTTCAACCAGACTGTATCGCAGAAAACATCCATAGTCCGGGTAGTAAAGGATATAAAGTGCGGCGATCAGATCACCAAGGATATGGTGCAGACCGTGGAGGTGGGCGGTTACAACCTACCCGAAAATATAATGAAGCAGGCTGATTCGGTCATCGGCAAGTATACCATTGCGGATCTGTCTCCCGGTGACTATATTATTTCCACCAAGCTGACTGATGTCCCCGCTGCGGATAACGCCTATTTGTACAGCCTGAACGGTAATAAGGAGGCTATTTCCGTAAGCATCAAAAGCTTCGCCCAGGGTCTGTCCGGCAAGCTGATTTCCGGCGACATCGTGTCTGTCATCGCTCCCGATTATAAGAAACAGGGATCTACTGTAATCCCTCCGGAGCTGACCTATGTCGAGGTCATCGGTGTAACGGCCAGTACAGGTTATGACACTGATTCAGAGCAGTCTTCCGGGGATGAGGATACAGGCAAGAACGAGGATGAAAAACAACTTCCTGCCACCGTGACGCTTTTGGCATCTCCGGAGCAGGCAAAGATCCTTGCGGAGCTGGATGCGGACGGCAAGCTTCATCTTTCCCTTGTTTACAGAGGCGCCAAGGAGAACGCCGCCAAATTTATTGAGCTGCAGGATAAGGTGATCCAAGCACTGTATCCGGTTCCCGCGGCACAAACAACTAATGGACAAGCACAATCCCCTCCGCACAATACAGTCACGGAGACTGAAAATACTGTTCCGGAAGCCGGAGGTGAGTAA
- a CDS encoding AAA family ATPase: MLNFMKGSIFSRKQLESMQEEPEQDVQVLAVWGSPGSGKTTVSVRLARYLADHKHNVVLLLCDMTTPMLPCICPPAELECERSLGSILAATHINDTLIKQNCVTHKKLSYLTMIGMLKGENVFTYPPYTQKLAAELIDHLRDVAPYIIIDCGSSIANDILSAVSLLEADTVLRLVNCDLKSISYLSSQLPLLKDQKWDADKQYKVASNIKSNQAGEHIEQVLGSVSFKLPHSDELENLALAGNTLGELALKDSRSFRTEIAKISKEVFGV; this comes from the coding sequence TTGCTCAACTTCATGAAAGGGAGCATCTTCTCCCGAAAGCAATTAGAATCAATGCAGGAGGAACCGGAACAGGATGTGCAGGTGCTGGCGGTATGGGGCAGCCCAGGCAGCGGAAAAACCACGGTCAGTGTACGCCTTGCCAGGTATCTGGCGGACCACAAACACAACGTTGTGCTGCTGTTATGCGATATGACCACCCCAATGCTGCCCTGCATCTGCCCGCCTGCAGAGCTGGAATGCGAGAGATCCCTCGGAAGCATCCTCGCAGCAACCCATATCAACGATACGCTGATCAAGCAAAACTGTGTTACCCATAAAAAATTGAGCTATCTCACAATGATCGGCATGCTCAAGGGCGAGAATGTGTTCACCTATCCGCCATATACCCAGAAGCTGGCGGCCGAGCTCATTGATCATCTGCGGGACGTCGCTCCATACATCATCATTGACTGCGGTAGCTCCATCGCCAACGACATCCTGTCGGCGGTTTCCCTGCTGGAAGCAGACACGGTGCTGAGACTGGTCAACTGCGATCTCAAGTCCATCAGCTACCTGTCGTCACAATTGCCGCTCCTCAAGGATCAGAAATGGGATGCGGATAAGCAGTATAAGGTGGCCTCCAACATCAAATCCAATCAGGCTGGAGAGCATATCGAGCAGGTGCTCGGGTCTGTCTCTTTCAAGCTGCCGCACTCGGATGAGCTTGAAAACCTGGCCCTTGCAGGAAACACGCTGGGAGAACTGGCTCTCAAAGACAGCCGGAGCTTTCGTACTGAGATCGCAAAGATTTCAAAGGAGGTGTTTGGCGTATGA